In Mycolicibacterium aubagnense, the DNA window GGGACCAGCCGCGGCCACGGACAGTGCGGCGGCCGCGGCAACAGCGCCGGCAGCCAGGCGAATGTGTGCGAACATCTCTCCCCCAAGTTTCCGGTCCCACACAGCGCGGGGCCCAACATGATGAGCCTAATGGCCCGTGCGGGCTTCGCGGACCCATATTTCTACTCGAAGGCTCGACACCTACCGGCCGGGCGGCATCGCGGTCAGGAACCACATATCGCGCGAAAAGACTTGTGACAGTCGACTATCGGAGCGGAAGTCCAAGTCCGCGATCGCGCGCCGGGCGCATACCGAAGATTCGCCGATCAGTTTCTTCGATCGGTACATCGTTGATGCTGGCCTCGCGACGTTCCATCAAGCCGTCCGCATCGAACTGCCACAGTTCGTTACCGTGGCTGCGCCACCACTGGCCGGCGGCGTCGTGCCATTCGTACTGGAACTGGACGGCGATGCGGTTCTCGTCGAACCCCCACAGCGTCTTGCGCAGGGCGTAGTCGCGCTCGCGCTCCCACTTGGCGGTCAGGAACTCGACGATTTCCGCACGGCCGGCGACGAACGTCTCACGGTTACGCCAGGCCGAGTCCGGCGTGTACGCCAGGGCGACGCGCTGCGGATCTCGCGTGTTCCAAGCATCCTCGGCCGCTTGCACCTTCTGGAGTGCGGTTTCCTTGGTGAAGGGCGGGACAGGTGGACGTAGTTCGCTCATGATTCCTTCTTCCAGCTATCGAGAACGTACGTTCTCTACTCGACTCGACTATCGTAGGGAACGGTCGTTCTCAACGTCAAGGAGAGATTCCGATGCCTGCGCCGATCAGCGATGAACAGAAAACCCGTGATCGGGAGGCGCTGCTTGATGCCGCCGAATCGCTCTTCTATGAGCGCGGCATCCAAGCCGTCGGCATGGACGACATCCGCGCTGCCGCCGGGATCGCGTTGAAACGAATCTATGGACTCTTCGCAACCAAGGAAGAACTCATCGTCGCGGTGCTGCAACGCCGCGACCGCCGCTGGCGCGGCAGCCTCACCAACTACGTGGAACAGCGCGAAGACCCGAGAGAACGAGTACTGGCGATCTTCGACTGGCTTGAGCAATGGTTCGCCGAGCCCGATTTCCGTGGCTGCGCCTGGATCAACGCCTATGGCGAACTCGGCGCTACCTCTCCCGCGATTCTGGCCGAGGTTCGTAGCCACAAGCGGGCATTCCATGAACAGATTGCGGCATGGGTCGCGACTGCTACCGACGCACCGGCCGAACCGGTGTGCCTCTTGGCCGAAGGCGCGATCGTGACCGCTGCCATCACCGGAGATACCAAGGCGGCGCGTCGCGCACGGGAAGCGAGCAAATCGCTCATGCGCTGACGGCCGGCCATTTCCGTCAGAACGGTCGGCTATTCGCCTGCCATTTGGCCGATTCCGGTCGCGGGCCGAAGCGCTCGACGTAGCGGTCGTGCATCTGCGCCTGCTTCTGCCGCAGGACCTGGTCGATCAGGTTGGGGTCGAGTCCGTGCTGGCTCAGTCGGTAGCGACGCCAGACCTTGTTGAGCACGAACGCCATCACGAGAGCCCAGAAGTAGATCGGCAGCGTCATTTCGGAGTGCACATACACCGATGCCGGCAGCAGCCACAGCGGAGCCAGCACAAAAATCGGCGGGATCGCGTAGCGGATCATGTGCCGGCGCACGGCCCCCTCGCCGGTCAGGTCCTCACGAACCCAATCCTGCAGGTGGTCCGGTAAGCGGCGTCCGTAGGCATAGGTGATGCGCTGCCAGAACGTCGGATTGTCGGCGGCCATGACGACTCCTTTGACTGATCAGATCGACGAGCACCATGC includes these proteins:
- a CDS encoding nuclear transport factor 2 family protein — its product is MSELRPPVPPFTKETALQKVQAAEDAWNTRDPQRVALAYTPDSAWRNRETFVAGRAEIVEFLTAKWERERDYALRKTLWGFDENRIAVQFQYEWHDAAGQWWRSHGNELWQFDADGLMERREASINDVPIEETDRRIFGMRPARDRGLGLPLR
- a CDS encoding TetR/AcrR family transcriptional regulator, producing the protein MPAPISDEQKTRDREALLDAAESLFYERGIQAVGMDDIRAAAGIALKRIYGLFATKEELIVAVLQRRDRRWRGSLTNYVEQREDPRERVLAIFDWLEQWFAEPDFRGCAWINAYGELGATSPAILAEVRSHKRAFHEQIAAWVATATDAPAEPVCLLAEGAIVTAAITGDTKAARRAREASKSLMR
- a CDS encoding DUF5313 domain-containing protein translates to MAADNPTFWQRITYAYGRRLPDHLQDWVREDLTGEGAVRRHMIRYAIPPIFVLAPLWLLPASVYVHSEMTLPIYFWALVMAFVLNKVWRRYRLSQHGLDPNLIDQVLRQKQAQMHDRYVERFGPRPESAKWQANSRPF